A single window of Solanum dulcamara chromosome 5, daSolDulc1.2, whole genome shotgun sequence DNA harbors:
- the LOC129889357 gene encoding E3 ubiquitin-protein ligase AIP2 has product MEEELKQKIQELQKQLGKKQMFEEAVSSIRSLLLQYYPSASPSLRNSFYTVVCRVATILKTRYTMPGFWNAGLGLFVEAEHLVSGSSEKKHLQSCITQAREQLAEVENESQNTTSTENGSNRRFLFEGHLTVDPEPEQPAWLEQSHILTAAAALLAGESSQGDPTNVNDTEGARNVLEQLVARLDNIIPEILDDVPAAPRAPPASKRVVANLPVTTVTDDFLMKLGADAECAICREVLVVDDKMQELPCKHMFHPPCLKPWLDEHNSCPICRHELLTDDHHYESWKEREKEAEEDRKGAANAVREGEYMYV; this is encoded by the exons ATGGAGGAAGAATTAAAGCAGAAGATTCAAGAATTGCAGAAgcaattagggaagaaacaaatgTTTGAGGAAGCTGTATCTTCCATTAGATCGCTTCTTCTTCAATACTATCCTTCTGCTTCACCATCTCTTCGTAATTCG TTCTATACGGTTGTATGTCGGGTTGCCACCATTTTAAAGACAAGATACACAATGCCTGGATTTTGGAATGCTGGGCTTGGGCTATTCGTTGAGGCTGAACACCTGGTGTCAGGGTCGTCTGAGAAGAAACATTTGCAGAGTTGCATTACTCAGGCACGAGAGCAGTTAGCTGAAGTAGAGAATGAATCTCAGAATACAACATCAACAGAAAATGGCTCAAATAGAA GATTCCTTTTTGAGGGGCATCTTACTGTTGACCCTGAGCCTGAGCAGCCTGCTTGGCTCGAGCAGTCTCATATTCTCACTGCTGCTGCAGCACTTCTTGCTGGTGAATCCTCTCAAGGTGATCCAACCAATGTTAACGATACGGAAGGTGCTCGCAATGTACTTGAGCAGCTGGTTGCTAGACTAGATAATATAATACCAGAG ATTCTGGACGACGTTCCTGCTGCCCCGAGAGCACCACCTGCCAGTAAACGAGTCGTGGCAAACCTCCCAGTTACTACTGTCACAGATGATTTCTTGATGAAGCTTGGTGCAGATGCGGAGTGTGCAATTTGCAGGGAGGTGTTAGTTGTAGATGACAAGATGCAAGAGTTGCCCTGCAAACATATGTTTCACCCTCCTTGCCTAAAGCCATGGCTG GATGAGCACAACTCTTGTCCAATTTGTCGGCATGAATTGCTCACAGATGATCATCACTATGAGAGCTGGAAGGAGCGAGAAAAGGAGGCGGAGGAAGACAGAAAAGGAGCTGCTAATGCAGTCCGCGAGGGTGAATACATGTATGTATGA
- the LOC129888380 gene encoding F-box only protein 13 encodes MASRRNLKRKSLEDEDLVFPLDELNQDLLERVLSWLPTSTFLRLSSVSKRWKSAATSPAFHHACSEIPSREPWFYMVDSSQSSEFKNQQHFVYDSAEMNWKFLTYPSNFLEENKQNGSNFIPVAASSGLLCFHNGENGEFLICNPVTSSFRKLPLLDYSDTLCAIGMISTQESYKLFLIFGEIPNLSLRIYDSTTDSWEDSAILSRKSPTCPVAQFCSTDDDEEEDDDRMLYFLSKCGNVVATEIQKNPCKQYSSITTTTKGSGQEILCFLNSSGKAVACNLTEKHFFEYPRLLPLHHEYSIDLVECGGELLAVVLSEFLETASLRVWKFDEKEWSWNQVLAMPSAISHEFYGKKVDINCTGGGGTGEHMFVCISNSDAAADDESCRYFLCKFAENEWTELPACSRKFSCAFSFQPRIEASA; translated from the coding sequence ATGGCTTCCAGGAGGAATCTAAAGAGGAAATCACTTGAAGATGAAGATCTTGTTTTTCCACTAGATGAACTTAATCAAGATCTTCTTGAAAGGGTTCTTTCATGGCTTCCAACTTCAACTTTTCTCAGATTAAGTTCAGTCAGCAAGAGGTGGAAATCAGCTGCTACTTCCCCTGCTTTCCACCATGCTTGCTCTGAAATTCCATCCAGAGAACCTTGGTTCTACATGGTTGATTCTTCACAATCATCCGAATTCAAAAATCAACAACACTTTGTTTATGATTCTGCTGAAATGAACTGGAAATTCCTCACCTACCCATCtaattttcttgaagaaaataaGCAAAATGGGTCTAATTTCATCCCTGTTGCTGCTTCTAGTGGACTACTCTGTTTCCACAATGGCGAAAATGGTGAATTCCTCATCTGTAACCCTGTTACTTCCTCATTTCGCAAGCTCCCTTTATTGGATTATTCCGATACCCTTTGTGCTATTGGAATGATTTCTACTCAGGAATCGTACAAACTCTTCTTAATTTTCGGAGAAATTCCAAATCTTTCCTTGAGAATCTATGATTCCACTACAGATAGCTGGGAAGACTCTGCAATTTTGAGTAGGAAATCTCCTACCTGCCCTGTAGCTCAATTTTGCAGTACTGacgatgatgaagaagaagacgaTGATCGAATGCTCTATTTCTTGAGTAAATGTGGGAATGTAGTAGCAACTGAAATACAAAAAAACCCATGTAAACAGTACTCTTCAATAACCACCACCACGAAAGGCAGTGGACAAGAAATCCTCTGTTTCTTGAACTCTTCCGGGAAAGCGGTAGCTTGCAATCTTACCGAAAAACATTTTTTTGAGTACCCAAGATTGCTCCCTCTTCATCACGAGTACTCAATCGACTTAGTTGAATGTGGAGGAGAGTTGTTAGCGGTTGTGCTATCTGAATTCCTTGAAACAGCAAGCCTCAGAGTatggaaatttgatgaaaaagAATGGAGTTGGAATCAGGTTTTGGCAATGCCATCAGCAATTTCACATGAATTTTATGGCAAGAAAGTGGACATCAACTGTACTGGAGGAGGAGGAACTGGTGAACACATGTTTGTCTGCATTTCTAATTCTGATGCTGCTGCTGATGATGAGAGTTGTAGGTATTTCTTGTGCAAATTTGCTGAAAATGAGTGGACTGAATTGCCTGCTTGTTCAAGGAAATTCAGCTGTGCATTCTCTTTTCAGCCTAGGATTGAAGCTTCTGCGTGA